The region TTATCAACGACTCACATTGCATAAGAAAACGTTTCCTAGTttttgggttggttttttgctgctcctcatCCTAAACCAGTTATCATGTTTCAGTTGGATCACGTAacttttttacatttccaGTCTATTGTAACGCAAATATGACAatgtgtttcgttcgttcaccaTCGCGTGCAGCTTTTTGTGTCTTTCGTTTGATTTCCTTTTAATTTGCGTTACCTTAAGTATTTGTAAATAACTTTTTCCCGTTTGCTTGCactgtgtttgttggtttgtttttcgttatgCACTCCACGTGTTTCGCACGATTAATGCTTAATTCCATCGGtcctctttcccctttccagCCTACGACCTCGCGACACAATGCGAATCCCGACGAGCGTCGATGCGTCGCCACACAATCATCGGATGCAATCAAATCTACAAACATGACCCACTGGCCAGCCACTCGATGCCACCGTCGCGACCCGTTTCTCGCCAATCGGACCGTGATCAACCGGCAGCGAACGGGAAGGTGGATCGGGATGTCACACCCGCACCGACGGTTGTGGCCGGTGCGAAAGCCTCTTCGCTATCAAAGGACAAACCATCGGCCATGGTAACACCGCACGTAGTGAACGGTACCCGGCCaacaccgatcggtggcgctggtggtccTGGCAtcgattgtggtggtggtggtgctggtggagtggCCACAACAAGCAACCTGTCGTCGCTGGACACCTGGACCAAAAACTCGCTCGACGAGAACCAGTGGAAGGACACGTTCAATCTGAACGATCGGCTGTCGCTGACGCTGGAGGAGATCGTACATATCCGCTCGGTGATGACGAAGGCCGAGCTCGAGGGACTGCCGCTGGATGTGCACATCAAGGAGGATGTCGAGAAGCGGAAGGTGTGCTTCCTGTGTCTCCGCACCCGGTTCACCCTCTTCGCCCGGGGCATACTGTGCAAGCTGTGCCAACGGACCGTTTGCAACAAATGCAATACGAAGGTAAGGGCATCGTTTTTATGGTGTGCAGACGGATTCGAATTAATCCTGTCTCTTATCTCGCTGCTTTGCAGATGCGAATACCTACGGAACATTTTCGAAATGTTCCCGTGGTGCTCCTGTCCCCTTCGCTCATGAACAGCCCCTGCACCTCGAACACACCTTCGCCCAGCCATCATGCGCACGGCGGTGGCACCGGTTCCGGACCGACCAGCATGGTAGACGAATCCTTCCCGCGATCGCTGATGGAGCGACTGTTACGGCCTGAGTTAGATCGGAAGGTAAGAATCTGCCGGGTGGTGCCAATGGCAGGTCCTCCCCATCAAATCTGACCACCTTTATCGCGCATTTACAGACTCGAAACACGGTCGGTAGTGCTCCTTCGTCACCAAAGAACCAACGGTCAGCCTCCAGCACACCGGGCACCAGTCTGCACGGTGGCGAAACGCTCTCGCTGTCCCTCGCGGCCTCCGGtgcccatcagcatcagcagcagcagcagcaacatctccatcatcatcagcatcatcatggcgcCAAAGAATCCACCGGAACGGCCTCGTCTGCCGTCGCCGGTGCACAGAAATGCTCGCTCATGTCGCGCAGCATGGAAGGACCGAACAGTCTTCCACCGCAAAGTCCCGCCCGGCCGCACTCCAACTGCAGCACGCTGGACAGGAAGTAAGTGTGCCAGCCACTACCCGTGGAGTCAGGAACTAACAAGCACCCTTGCATTCCAGAAATCGCTTCGCCAAAGCATTCACCCTAACGACGGCGGGCGGCCAGAGTGGTGGCCTGGATCCGCAGAAGGAACGGCTCACCGGGGAGCTGATGGCCGTCTGTAACGACTGTCGCAGCCTGGTGCTGGAAATCATTCGATCATCGCGACAAACCCGAACCACGGCTCGCAACCAGGTGCTGCGCCATCTAACGCTCGACATCTCGCCGGTCTACAAGTAAAACGGCAGAGGAAGTGCAGGACGGAAGGAACGGGAATGCGGGTAGAGAACGAGACCCCGGCGGGGCCGAATCCTGgtgaaagcaaacaatccCACTGTTCAGTGCTGGCGTAGAGGAGAGATGTCCGACCGTTTGTTTCTGTTAAACTGTTGTTCCTCTTAATTTctcttttaaaatcatttataTCTTCCTTCGAGGAGCTCTCGAGAACAGTGTACAGGGCGCATGCAATAGATTAGGGCGACGAGACCGAGGCCCGACCATCGGCAACGAACCACCGCGCTCATGCACCAGATTCCTTGCGGGTGTATGGATTGGATGATGTTGTATTTATTAAACTTATTTATTACCAACCTGGGATTGTAACATCCTGCACAAGTCAAgctttggtggtggccgcggtaCCGGCGTGATCCCGGTTTCATTTTAGAAGTCTGTGGGTCGCGTTGGTTTGATGGTGCCGTACTGTGGCGTCGATGCGGGGAAGCGGAATGGACACGTCCGCCGAGGAGATAGAAATAGAGGTAGTACAATTACCTTATGGCATTGGCCTTCTTTCCCCTTTGTTCGTCGGCATACTTggaggatttgttttttttttcgttttgttcttttaaattaatttcaaagaAATGAGTTTTACAAACACCCAGTGCCACGTGGCCGTGGTGCTGAGTGCGTTTGTCGCCGAGTCGGTGCCGAATAAATAGTACCTTTTTGTTACATTCACAACATACAAACTCCTGCACAGCGGTGGTTATCTGTAAATGTTTTAACCGTTTGGTCATCAGAGCTCAACTCCACGGACACTCCTGGAGTCGTCGAAGGGGATGGTAGTACATCATCAGTTTCATTTACGCTTCTAGTACCAGATAGTGAAGGTTCGGAATTAACCAACAATAGAGCGAGTTTAGCTAGTTTTGGACTAATCACTCCAGCGAACAAACCTCTTTAAAAAGAAACTGAATAGCGCCGTTGTTTAGAGGTTTCTCCCCCCGTAAACCATGTAATAATCGATGGAGAAAAGAGAGCCACGTAAGAATTTATTCAAAGCAGGTGATCAAATCGTACCAATTGGTTATTTAATCGCTATGATCCCGATACTTTGCATTGATGTGAACATGTATTCCGCACACTGAGCTACCGGCGTAATCGTAACGAAGAAATTAACCAAATGGATTAACTTAAACTTTAATGGAAACTCTGCAAGAGAGCAGCGAGAGTGCACACCCTATCCCGTAAGTCAAGAGAATAAAACCCAAAATTACTTCGGTAAAAGGCAAGTTTTGTCGAAAATCATCTTTGGCGCTATCGCCGAACACGTTAATGTGAGATACGCGCGCTTAAAGTGGACAAAGGAAGGCGAACGATTGAGAACTGATTAGTTGAATGGAGGACTTGAACTGTTCCTACGAGCAGCGTGACGGATCGTGGGTCCTGCGGCGCCAAGAAAGCGAGATCGTTTTTAGCGTTAGTATAGTCGAGTATATCAACCAACATCATAGAAAGGCTGTCAATAGTAGTTAAACGattatatatataatatgGATATGTATACACAAACGCCCCCAACATCTTCCATGTTTACGGAATAGAACCGACTTTTAAACGCGTTCAGCAGTAGGACCCTCTTCCATGAGCCCTTCTTGGATCCGCAATACTCATGTTTGAATAGTAGAGGGACATTTTAAACACATCTTCCAGGTGGGAACATAACGAAAGGACGCAGACGCTAGGGAAAGGGCGCAGCAGATTTGCAGTGTTCGATGAAAGTATTATCACATTTATGCGACTAATTAATGGACTGTTGAGACTCGATGGCAGAAGTTCTAGGCAATGCAAGTtaatcgagcgaacgatcgattgatcgatccgGGCGAGTACAATGCTGGCTCTCATCGCTGCGATGTTAGCGTACCAAGATGTATCAGTGAGAGCTAGTGGTTGGTTTAGTATCACTAAAATCACTAttaattatatttaaaataatcgTAATAAACGcgaaaagctaaaaaaaactTCTCGTTGGTTTCCGAAAAATCCGTTTTTTGGAACCCGATCATTTCGACTGTTTCTTTCCATGATGACCTCCGATAACGAATCCGTTAATGCGTGCACCCGTGTATATTTAATCGATCCTTACAAGACAATTGAGTAAACAATAAACCGACGAACAATCAGGCCAAAGGgctcggaaacggaacggaaaggaatggGAGGCATGTTAACCAGACGTTTCTCCCTTCTCCTTATAGGAAATTACACCTTTTTCTATTAAGTCCGGGATTTCAACTGCTAACCAGGGTGCCAGCTGCAAGGGAAAGGTAATTAACCATTAATACCAAAAATCTCGATATGAGGGCCGCGTCGAACTTACCCCCAAGGCCATCGCGTGTGCTATGCCGAACTTTGGCACGTTTCTAGCCCAAAGTGGCTTAAAGTGGTCCGTTAGACAAATCTTTCCTCCTCGGTACATCTTTGCTGTCTTGCCATCGAGCTCGGGAAGCGCTATTTCCGGCGCCGTCGTAGGGTAGGTGATCGGGATCTGTGGAGAACGGACAACCGAGAAACCGTTCTCAATTCAAGCGACACTTGGCGAACGTCCCCTCTTAACTCACATCGAACTCTACATCGAACTCGTACTTGAGCAGGTTGTGCATGTACCAGCACTTGCCGAACCATTTGGTGCCTTCCTTGTTCGATTCCAGCCGGAACCAGTCCATATCGCTGGCCTTGTTGTTCTGGACATACTGTAAAATTGAGGCTCCATTAGTAGATCATCGATCGCCAGCTGTAATCGTGGCCCTTTCACTACCTTGATCAGCGTTTGGTATTCCTCCTTCAAGCGCTGCACCCATAGCTCCTTCTCGCGAGGTCCTGCTTTTGTCTTGAGCAGCGGAATACCGCTCAGGGTTCGGCGAGTCCCTTCATCGACCATTGTAAGTGGAAATGCAACGGTTTTACAAAAATTAACTAGGAACTCCGCGGAACACGGAAAATGCACACTTTCATTCgcaacttttttgtttttttttgctaacaGCTGTTGACGTGTTTTTGTTACCCTCCCCCCACATAACCATCCGCACCGCAAAGAAACTCTGGCACTGCAACGGTACCGAAATCACGTGTCCGTTTCtatgttattttttgtgtGGGAGTTCTGCAAGGACTCCAGCGATGAAAACGGATACATGTTTTCGatgaaaaaaggataaaatcATCCTCTCTGTTGTCACCCCTCGCACTGAGTGTCTGTTTATTGTAGTTCTTTGATACTGTTCCaaattttt is a window of Anopheles aquasalis chromosome 2, idAnoAquaMG_Q_19, whole genome shotgun sequence DNA encoding:
- the LOC126581665 gene encoding ubiquitin-fold modifier-conjugating enzyme 1, yielding MVDEGTRRTLSGIPLLKTKAGPREKELWVQRLKEEYQTLIKYVQNNKASDMDWFRLESNKEGTKWFGKCWYMHNLLKYEFDVEFDIPITYPTTAPEIALPELDGKTAKMYRGGKICLTDHFKPLWARNVPKFGIAHAMALGLAPWLAVEIPDLIEKGVISYKEKGETSG